A window of Apodemus sylvaticus chromosome 9, mApoSyl1.1, whole genome shotgun sequence contains these coding sequences:
- the Hdlbp gene encoding vigilin codes for MSSVAVLTQESFAEHRSGLVPQQIKVATLNSEEESDPPTYKDAFPPLPEKAACLESAQEPAGAWSNKIRPIKASVITQVFHVPLEERKYKDMNQFGEGEQAKICLEIMQRTGAHLELSLAKDQGLSIMVSGKLDAVMKARKDIVARLQTQASATVPIPKEHHRFVIGKNGEKLQDLELKTATKIQIPRPDDPSNQIKITGTKEGIEKARHEVLLISAEQDKRAVERLEVEKAFHPFIAGPYNRLVGEIMQETGTRINIPPPSVNRTEIVFTGEKEQLAQAVARIKKIYEEKKKKTTTIAVEVKKSQHKYVIGPKGNSLQEILERTGVSVEIPPSDSISETVILRGEPEKLGQALTEVYAKANSFTVSSVSAPSWLHRFIIGKKGQNLAKITQQMPKVHIEFTEGEDKITLEGPTEDVSVAQEQIEGMVKDLINRMDYVEINIDHKFHRHLIGKSGANINRIKDQYKVSVRIPPDSEKSNLIRIEGDPQGVQQAKRELLELASRMENERTKDLIIEQRFHRTIIGQKGERIREIRDKFPEVIINFPDPAQKSDIVQLRGPKNEVEKCTKYMQKMVADLVENSYSISVPIFKQFHKNIIGKGGANIKKIREESNTKIDLPAENSNSETIIITGKRANCEAARSRILSIQKDLANIAEVEVSIPAKLHNSLIGTKGRLIRSIMEECGGVHIHFPVEGSGSDTVVIRGPSSDVEKAKKQLLHLAEEKQTKSFTVDIRAKPEYHKFLIGKGGGKIRKVRDSTGARIIFPAAEDKDQDLITIIGKEDAVREAQKELEALIQNLDNVVEDCMLVDPKHHRHFVIRRGQVLREIAEEYGGVMVSFPRSGTQSDKVTLKGAKDCVEAAKKRIQEIIEDLEAQVTVECAIPQKFHRSVMGPKGSRIQQITRDYNVQIKFPDREENPVHSVEPSIQENGDETGEGREAKEADPGSPRRCDIIIISGRKEKCEAAKEALEALVPVTIEVEVPFDLHRYIIGQKGSGIRKMMDEFEVNIHVPAPELQSDTIAITGLAANLDRAKAGLLERVKELQAEQEDRALRSFKLSVTVDPKYHPKIIGRKGAVITQIRLEHDVNIQFPDKDDGNQPQDQITITGYEKNTEAARDAILKIVGELEQMVSEDVPLDHRVHARIIGARGKAIRKIMDEFKVDIRFPQSGAPDPNCVTVTGLPENVEEAIDHILNLEEEYLADVVDSEALQVYMKPPAHEESKAPSKGFVVRDAPWTSNSSEKAPDMSSSEEFPSFGAQVAPKTLPWGPKR; via the exons ATGAGCTCCGTTGCAGTTTTGACCCAAGAGAGTTTTGCTGAACATCGAAGTGGGCTGGTTCCACAACAAATCAAAG TTGCCACATTAAATTCAGAAGAGGAAAGCGACCCTCCAACCTACAAGGATGCCTTCCCTCCACTTCCTGAGAAAGCAGCTTGCTTGGAAAGTGCCCAAGAACCTGCTGGAGCCTGGAGTAACAAGATCCGGCCCATCAAGGCCTCTGTCATCACTCAG GTGTTTCATGTACCCCTGGAGGAAAGGAAATATAAGGACATGAACCAGTTTGGAGAAGGTGAACAAGCGAAAATCTGCCTTGAGATCATGCAGAGGACTGGGGCTCACCTGGAGCTCTCTCTGGCTAAAGACCAAGGTCTCTCCATCATGGTCTCAGGGAAGCTGGATGCCGTCATGAAAGCCCGCAAAGACATTGTTGCTAGACTGCAGACACAG GCCTCAGCAACTGTTCCCATTCCTAAAGAGCACCATCGCTTTGTTATTGgcaaaaatggagagaaactacaAGACTTAGAACTAAAAACTGCAACCAAAATCCAGATCCCACGCCCAGATGACCCCAGTAATCAGATCAAGATCACTGGCACCAAAGAAGGCATCGAGAAAGCTCGCCATGAGGTCCTCCTAATCTCTGCTGAGCAG GACAAGCGTGCTGTAGAGAGGCTAGAAGTGGAGAAGGCCTTCCACCCCTTCATCGCTGGGCCGTACAATAGACTTGTGGGTGAAATCATGCAGGAGACAGGGACTCGAATCAACATCCCTCCACCCAGTGTTAACCGTACAGAAATCGTCTTCACTGGAGAGAAGGAGCAGCTGGCTCAGGCTGTGGCTCGTATTAAGAAGATTTACGAGGAAAAG aaaaaGAAGACTACAACCATTGCGGTGGAGGTGAAGAAATCTCAACACAAGTATGTTATCGGGCCAAAGGGCAATTCACTGCAAGAGATCCTGGAAAGAACTGGAGTTTCTGTTGAGATCCCGCCCTCTGACAGCATCTCTGAGACTGTGATACTTAGAGGCGAGCCTGAAAAGTTGGGACAGGCATTGACTGAAGTCTATGCCAAG GCCAACAGTTTTACAGTCTCCTCCGTCTCTGCCCCTTCCTGGCTTCACCGGTTCATCATTGGTAAGAAAGGGCAGAACCTGGCCAAAATCACTCAGCAAATGCCAAAG GTTCACATTGAGTTCACAGAAGGTGAGGACAAGATCACCCTGGAGGGCCCCACAGAGGATGTGAGTGTAGCCCAAGAGCAGATTGAAGGAATGGTCAAAGACCTG ATTAACCGGATGGACTATGTAGAGATCAACATTGACCATAAATTCCACAGACACCTCATTGGAAAGAGCGGAGCCAACA TCAACAGAATCAAAGACCAGTATAAAGTGTCTGTGCGCATCCCCCCTGACAGCGAAAAGAGTAACCTGATCCGAATTGAGGGAGACCCACAGGGTGTGCAGCAGGCTAAGCGGGAGCTGCTGGAGCTTGCTTCTCGCATG GAAAATGAGCGCACCAAGGATCTAATCATTGAGCAAAGATTTCATCGCACAATCATTGGGCAGAAAGGTGAACGGATTCGAGAAATTCGTGACAAATTCCCAGAG GTTATCATCAATTTTCCAGACCCAGCACAAAAAAGTGATATTGTGCAACTCAGAGGCCCCAAGAATGAGGTGGAAAAATGCACTAAGTACATGCAGAAAATGGTTGCAGACCTG GTGGAAAATAGCTATTCAATTTCTGTACCGATCTTCAAACAGTTTCACAAGAATATCATTGGGAAAGGAGGCGCAAACATTAAAAAG ATTCGTGAAGAGAGCAACACCAAGATTGACCTTCCTGCAGAGAACAGCAACTCTGAGACCATTATTATCACTGGCAAGCGAGCCAACTGTGAAGCTGCCCGGAGCCGGATTCTCTCTATCCAGAAAGATCTG GCCAACATAGCTGAGGTAGAAGTCTCAATCCCTGCCAAACTACACAACTCTCTCATTGGCACAAAGGGCCGTCTGATCCGCTCCATCATGGAGGAATGTGGTGGCGTCCATATTCACTTTCCTGTGGAAGGTTCTGGAAGTGACACTGTTGTCATCAGGGGTCCTTCCTCAGATGTAGAGAAGGCCAAGAAGCAGCTCCTGCACCTGGCTGAGGAGAAG CAAACCAAGAGTTTTACTGTGGACATCCGAGCCAAGCCAGAATACCACAAATTCCTCATTGGTAAAGGGGGAGGCAAAATCCGCAAGGTACGTGACAGTACTGGAGCCCGCATCATATTTCCGGCTGCCGAGGACAAGGACCAGGACCTGATCACAATCATAGGAAAGGAGGATGCGGTCCGTGAGGCCCAGAAGGAGCTGGAAGCGTTGATCCAGAACCTG GATAATGTGGTTGAAGACTGCATGCTGGTGGACCCTaaacaccaccgccattttgtcATCCGAAGAGGGCAGGTGTTACGAGAGATTGCTGAAGAGTATGGTGGGGTGATGGTCAGCTTCCCGCGCTCTGGCACACAGAGTGACAAAGTCACTCTCAAGGGTGCTAAGGACTGTGTGGAGGCAGCCAAGAAACGCATTCAGGAAATCATTGAGGATCTG GAAGCTCAAGTGACGGTGGAATGTGCTATACCCCAGAAGTTTCACCGATCTGTCATGGGTCCCAAAGGTTCAAGAATCCAACAGATCACTCGGGACTACAATGTTCAAATTAAGTTCCCAGACAGAGAGGAAAATCCAG TTCACAGTGTAGAGCCTTCCATCCAGGAGAATGGAGATGAGActggagagggcagagaggccAAGGAGGCTGACCCTGGCTCTCCCAGGAGGTGTGACATCATAATCATCTCTGGCCGGAAGGAGAAATGTGAGGCTGCCAAGGAGGCCCTGGAG GCACTGGTTCCTGTCACCATCGAGGTAGAGGTACCCTTTGATCTTCACCGCTACATCATTGGGCAGAAAGGAAGTGGAATCCGCAAGATGATGGATGAGTTTGAG GTGAACATCCATGTGCCAGCCCCCGAGCTGCAGTCAGACACCATCGCCATCACTGGCCTTGCCGCAAATTTGGACAGGGCTAAGGCGGGGCTGCTGGAGCGAGTGAAGGAGCTGCAGGCTGAGCAGGAAGATCGG GCTTTAAGAAGTTTTAAGCTGAGTGTCACTGTAGACCCCAAATACCATCCCAAAATTATCGGGAGAAAAGGGGCAGTGATCACCCAGATCCGCTTGGAACATGATGTGAACATCCAATTTCCTGATAAGGATGATGGGAATCAG CCCCAGGACCAAATCACTATCACAGGGTATGAGAAGAACACTGAAGCTGCCCGTGATGCTATCCTGAAAATTGTGGGTGAGCTTGAGCAGATGGTTTCTGAGGATGTTCCTCTGGATCACCGTGTGCACGCCCGAATCATTGGTGCCCGAGGCAAAGCCATCCGGAAAATAATGGATGAGTTCAAG GTGGACATTCGCTTCCCACAGAGTGGGGCTCCAGACCCCAACTGTGTCACTGTGACAGGCCTCCCTGAGAATGTGGAGGAAGCCATCGACCATATCCTCAACCTAGAGGAGGAATAC CTGGCAGATGTGGTGGACAGTGAGGCACTGCAAGTTTACATGAAGCCCCCAGCACATGAAGAGTCCAAGGCACCATCCAAAGGCTTTGTGGTGCGAGATGCTCCCTGGACCTCCAACAGCAGTGAGAAG GCTCCTGATATGAGCAGCTCTGAAGAATTTCCCAGCTTTGGGGCTCAAGTGGCCCCCAAGACCCTCCCTTGGGGCCCCAAACGATAA